Proteins found in one Acidimicrobiales bacterium genomic segment:
- a CDS encoding glycosyltransferase has product MTGAPTRVLIAGGGTAGHLVPGLALAAALVERGVPRDAIHFVGSDRGVEAAMVPAAGFTLDELPGRGLPRRPGPAMARAGLALLRATRQGAAIVRRRRPDVVVSLGGHAAFACAFGAVRARVPLVLVEQNVRAGAVNRRLARFARASAVSFPGTDLPRATVTGNPLGAELVAAATARRGPDGDGVRDRARATLGLPLDRTVVLVTTGSLGSQRVNRAVVALAERWADRADVAIRLVTGRRDHDEVAAALAGRRPGALHLDVVPYEDRMAVALAAADVAVTRAGAGTCTELAAFGVPALMVPLPIATRDHQAANAGVLVAAGGAVLVRDEELDEDRLEAELGPVVDDPGRRAAMAAAMAGQARLDAAARAAALVQEVAGG; this is encoded by the coding sequence ATGACCGGGGCCCCCACCCGGGTGCTGATCGCCGGAGGGGGCACGGCCGGGCACCTCGTCCCCGGCCTGGCCCTGGCCGCGGCCCTGGTGGAGCGGGGCGTGCCCCGCGACGCCATCCACTTCGTGGGCTCGGACCGGGGGGTCGAGGCGGCCATGGTGCCGGCCGCCGGCTTCACCCTCGACGAGCTGCCGGGCCGGGGCCTGCCCCGGCGCCCCGGCCCGGCCATGGCCCGGGCCGGCCTGGCCCTGCTGCGGGCCACCCGGCAGGGGGCGGCCATCGTGCGCCGCCGCCGCCCCGACGTGGTGGTGTCGCTGGGCGGCCACGCCGCCTTCGCCTGCGCCTTCGGGGCCGTCCGGGCCCGGGTGCCGCTGGTGCTGGTGGAGCAGAACGTCCGGGCCGGGGCGGTCAACCGGCGCCTGGCCCGCTTCGCCCGGGCCAGCGCGGTGTCGTTCCCGGGCACCGACCTGCCCCGGGCCACCGTCACCGGCAACCCCCTGGGGGCCGAGCTGGTGGCGGCGGCCACCGCTCGCCGGGGCCCCGACGGCGACGGGGTGCGCGACCGGGCCCGGGCCACCCTCGGCCTGCCCCTGGACCGCACCGTGGTGCTGGTGACCACCGGTTCGCTGGGGTCCCAGCGGGTCAACCGGGCCGTGGTGGCCCTGGCCGAGCGGTGGGCCGACCGGGCCGACGTGGCCATCCGGCTGGTGACCGGCCGGCGCGACCACGACGAGGTGGCCGCGGCCCTGGCCGGTCGCCGCCCGGGCGCCTTGCACCTGGACGTGGTGCCCTACGAGGACCGCATGGCGGTGGCCCTGGCCGCCGCCGACGTGGCCGTGACCCGGGCCGGGGCCGGCACCTGCACCGAGCTGGCCGCCTTCGGGGTGCCGGCGCTGATGGTCCCGCTGCCCATCGCCACCCGCGACCACCAGGCCGCCAACGCCGGCGTCCTGGTGGCCGCCGGGGGGGCGGTGCTGGTGCGCGACGAGGAGCTGGACGAGGACCGCCTGGAGGCCGAGCTGGGCCCCGTGGTCGACGACCCGGGCCGCCGGGCGGCCATGGCCGCGGCCATGGCCGGCCAGGCCCGCCTGGACGCCGCGGCGCGGGCCGCGGCCCTGGTCCAGGAGGTGGCCGGTGGCTGA
- the murB gene encoding UDP-N-acetylmuramate dehydrogenase, producing the protein MTATEPTGPAGAEPAAVARATAALGSRARPGMGLGALTTYRVGGAAALGVEARDHADLARVAAAVEASGLPTLVVGRGSNLLVADEGFPGIAVVLGEGFATVSVEGLTVRAGGAASLPVVARRAAGAGLTGFEWAVGVPGSVGGAVRMNAGGHGSDMAATLRSIRVVELAAGEDGAVPATLPAAALELGYRSSSVTPSQVVVEAQIDLVRGDRVAAQSAISEIVRWRREHQPGGPNAGSVFTNPEGDSAGRLVEAAGARGLRLGTAEVSPKHANFIQADTGGRAADVFALMVEVARRVEGAQGIRLHPETRLVGFSWPGEATP; encoded by the coding sequence GTGACGGCCACCGAGCCCACCGGGCCGGCCGGGGCGGAGCCGGCGGCGGTGGCCCGGGCCACCGCCGCCCTCGGCTCGCGGGCCCGGCCCGGCATGGGCCTGGGCGCCCTCACCACCTACCGGGTGGGCGGGGCCGCGGCGCTGGGCGTGGAGGCCCGTGACCACGCCGATCTGGCCCGGGTGGCCGCCGCGGTGGAAGCCAGCGGGCTGCCCACCCTGGTGGTGGGCCGGGGCTCCAACCTGCTGGTGGCCGACGAGGGCTTCCCCGGCATCGCCGTGGTCTTGGGCGAGGGCTTCGCCACCGTGTCGGTCGAGGGGCTGACCGTCCGGGCCGGCGGGGCGGCCAGCCTGCCGGTGGTGGCCCGCCGGGCCGCCGGGGCGGGGCTGACCGGGTTCGAGTGGGCCGTGGGCGTGCCCGGCTCGGTGGGCGGCGCGGTGCGCATGAACGCCGGCGGGCACGGCTCGGACATGGCAGCCACGCTGCGGAGCATCCGCGTGGTGGAGCTCGCCGCGGGGGAGGATGGGGCGGTGCCCGCCACGCTGCCCGCCGCCGCGTTGGAGCTCGGTTACCGGTCCTCGTCGGTGACGCCGTCGCAGGTGGTGGTCGAGGCCCAGATCGACCTGGTGCGGGGCGACCGGGTGGCGGCCCAGTCCGCCATCTCCGAGATCGTGCGCTGGCGGCGCGAGCACCAGCCCGGCGGTCCCAACGCCGGCTCGGTGTTCACCAACCCCGAGGGCGACTCGGCCGGGCGCCTGGTCGAGGCGGCCGGGGCCCGGGGCCTGCGCCTGGGCACGGCCGAGGTCTCGCCCAAGCACGCCAACTTCATCCAGGCCGACACCGGGGGCCGGGCCGCCGACGTGTTCGCCCTGATGGTCGAGGTGGCCCGCCGGGTCGAGGGGGCCCAGGGCATCCGCCTGCACCCGGAGACCCGCCTGGTCGGCTTCTCGTGGCCGGGGGAGGCGACGCCGTGA
- the murD gene encoding UDP-N-acetylmuramoyl-L-alanine--D-glutamate ligase has product MTGAPPSDLLDPARPAVVMGLGVTGRAVARALARRGHVVALADDAPGPEARALASELDAPLAAAPDGATLAALLAGAAALVPAPGLPEAHPAFAAAAAAGVPVVGELDLAAAWDPRPAVAITGTDGKTTVTTLVTAMLRASGVAAVEAGNTEVPLVEAIDDPGPEVFVVEASSFRLAPLRRFAPVAGCWLNFSPDHQDVHTSLDRYEAAKANLWRGFGPGQLAVANRDDPVVVAHAAGLPRVETFGLGPPPAGTGHWWVDGDSLRTPEGEVLARRDELHRDLPHDRANALAAAATARAAGATLAGAADALRAFTGLAHRVQLVGVGDGVAWYDDSKATAPHATLAAVAGFASVVLLAGGRNKGLDLGDLAGAAGHVRAVVAMGEAADEVAAAFAGLRPVARADDMDAAVAAARDLARPGDAVVLSPACASFDRYRGYAERGDDFARAVAALGVPAPSPAPPARETTP; this is encoded by the coding sequence GTGACCGGCGCCCCACCCTCCGACCTGCTCGACCCCGCCCGCCCGGCGGTGGTCATGGGCCTGGGCGTGACCGGCCGGGCCGTGGCCCGGGCCCTGGCCCGCCGGGGCCACGTCGTGGCCCTGGCCGACGACGCGCCGGGCCCCGAGGCCCGGGCCCTGGCCTCCGAGCTGGACGCCCCCCTGGCCGCCGCCCCCGACGGCGCCACCCTGGCCGCCCTGCTGGCCGGGGCCGCGGCCCTGGTGCCGGCCCCCGGCCTGCCCGAGGCCCACCCGGCCTTCGCGGCGGCGGCCGCCGCCGGGGTGCCGGTGGTGGGCGAGCTGGACCTGGCCGCGGCCTGGGACCCGAGGCCGGCGGTGGCCATCACCGGCACCGACGGCAAGACCACGGTCACCACCCTGGTCACGGCCATGCTCCGGGCCTCCGGGGTGGCTGCGGTGGAGGCCGGCAACACCGAGGTCCCGCTGGTCGAGGCCATCGACGACCCGGGGCCCGAGGTGTTCGTGGTCGAGGCCTCGTCGTTCCGCCTGGCCCCGCTGCGCCGGTTCGCCCCGGTGGCCGGCTGCTGGCTCAACTTCAGCCCCGACCACCAGGACGTCCACACCAGCCTGGATCGCTACGAGGCGGCCAAGGCCAACCTGTGGCGGGGCTTCGGCCCCGGCCAGCTGGCCGTGGCCAACCGCGACGACCCCGTGGTCGTGGCCCACGCCGCCGGCCTGCCCCGGGTGGAGACCTTCGGGCTGGGCCCGCCCCCGGCCGGGACCGGCCACTGGTGGGTGGACGGCGACAGCCTGCGCACCCCGGAGGGCGAGGTGCTGGCCCGGCGGGACGAGCTCCACCGGGACCTGCCCCACGACCGGGCCAACGCCCTGGCCGCCGCGGCCACCGCCCGGGCCGCGGGCGCCACCCTGGCCGGGGCGGCCGACGCCCTGCGGGCCTTCACCGGCTTGGCCCACCGCGTGCAGTTGGTCGGCGTCGGGGACGGCGTGGCCTGGTACGACGACTCCAAGGCCACCGCCCCCCACGCCACCCTGGCTGCGGTGGCCGGCTTCGCCTCGGTGGTGCTGTTGGCCGGGGGCCGCAACAAGGGCCTGGACCTGGGGGACCTGGCCGGCGCGGCCGGCCACGTCCGGGCCGTGGTGGCAATGGGCGAGGCGGCCGACGAGGTGGCAGCCGCCTTCGCCGGCCTCCGGCCCGTGGCCCGGGCCGACGACATGGACGCCGCGGTGGCGGCGGCCCGCGACCTGGCCCGGCCCGGCGACGCCGTGGTGCTGTCCCCGGCCTGCGCCTCCTTCGACCGCTACCGGGGCTACGCCGAGCGGGGCGACGACTTCGCCCGCGCCGTGGCCGCCCTGGGCGTGCCCGCCCCGTCCCCCGCCCCCCCCGCCCGGGAGACGACCCCGTGA
- a CDS encoding UDP-N-acetylmuramoyl-L-alanyl-D-glutamate--2,6-diaminopimelate ligase, whose amino-acid sequence MAAPPSPPPTSLRTVLAVAGAAADGPVALDGDPEAEVTATAHDSRAVAPGSLFACIPGAHADGHDHAPAAVAAGAAALLVERPLGLGVPEVQVPSVRRALGPVAAAVAGDPSRDLAVLGVTGTNGKTTVVHLLAAVLDAAGVPATTIGTLTGARTTPEAPALQESLAAARAEGREAVAMEVSSHALDQHRVDGTRFAVAAFTNLSPDHLDHHRTMEAYFAAKARLFTPELADRAVVCTDSAHGRLLRDSAQVPTLGVSLADAEDLVLEARGARFTWRGRPVHLPLAGAFNVRNALVAAEVAVAAGLAPADVASGLSAAPVVPGRLEPVEAGQPFTVLVDYAHTPDGLGQVVDALRPLTEGRLLVVFGCGGDRDTAKRPLMGAAAATADRVVLTSDNPRSEDPGAIIEAVRAGIPPATDLTVEPDRRSAIALALAEARPGDVVLIAGKGHETTQVVGDRVLPFDDREVARALLGGAS is encoded by the coding sequence GTGGCCGCCCCCCCGTCCCCTCCGCCGACCTCCCTCCGCACCGTCCTGGCCGTGGCCGGGGCCGCGGCCGACGGCCCGGTGGCGCTGGACGGCGATCCCGAGGCGGAGGTCACCGCCACCGCCCACGACTCGCGGGCGGTGGCCCCCGGCAGCCTGTTCGCCTGCATCCCCGGCGCCCACGCCGACGGCCACGACCACGCCCCCGCCGCGGTGGCGGCCGGGGCGGCGGCCCTCCTGGTCGAACGCCCCCTGGGGCTGGGCGTGCCCGAGGTGCAGGTGCCGTCGGTGCGGCGGGCCCTGGGCCCGGTGGCCGCGGCGGTGGCCGGCGACCCGTCGCGGGACCTGGCCGTGCTCGGCGTGACCGGCACCAACGGCAAGACCACCGTCGTCCACCTGCTGGCCGCCGTCCTGGACGCCGCCGGGGTGCCGGCCACCACCATCGGCACCCTCACCGGGGCCCGCACCACGCCCGAGGCCCCCGCCCTCCAGGAGAGCTTGGCCGCGGCCCGGGCCGAGGGGCGCGAGGCGGTGGCCATGGAGGTGTCGTCCCACGCTCTCGACCAGCACCGGGTGGACGGCACCCGCTTCGCGGTGGCGGCCTTCACCAACCTCAGCCCTGACCACCTCGACCACCACCGGACCATGGAGGCCTACTTCGCGGCCAAGGCCCGGCTCTTCACCCCCGAGCTGGCCGACCGGGCCGTGGTGTGCACCGACTCGGCCCACGGCCGGCTGCTGCGCGACAGCGCCCAGGTGCCCACCCTGGGCGTGTCCCTGGCCGATGCCGAGGACCTGGTGCTCGAGGCCCGGGGCGCCCGGTTCACGTGGCGGGGCCGCCCCGTGCACCTGCCCCTGGCCGGGGCCTTCAACGTCCGCAACGCCCTGGTGGCGGCCGAGGTGGCCGTGGCCGCCGGGCTGGCGCCGGCCGACGTGGCCTCCGGCCTGTCGGCGGCCCCGGTGGTGCCGGGCCGGTTGGAGCCGGTCGAGGCCGGCCAGCCCTTCACCGTCCTCGTCGACTACGCCCACACCCCGGACGGGCTGGGGCAGGTGGTCGACGCCCTCCGGCCCCTCACCGAGGGCCGGCTCCTGGTCGTCTTCGGCTGCGGCGGCGACCGCGACACGGCCAAGCGGCCCCTCATGGGGGCGGCGGCGGCCACCGCCGATCGGGTCGTGCTCACCTCGGATAACCCGAGATCGGAGGACCCAGGTGCGATCATCGAGGCCGTGCGTGCTGGCATCCCCCCCGCGACCGACCTCACCGTCGAGCCCGACCGCCGCTCGGCCATCGCCCTGGCCCTGGCCGAGGCCCGGCCCGGCGACGTGGTGCTGATCGCCGGCAAGGGCCACGAGACGACCCAGGTGGTGGGGGACCGGGTGCTGCCCTTCGACGACCGAGAGGTGGCCCGGGCCCTCCTCGGGGGGGCGTCGTGA
- the mraY gene encoding phospho-N-acetylmuramoyl-pentapeptide-transferase, producing the protein MIALLMAAGIALASSLVGTRFLIVGLRRRGIGQPIHEDVPDAHTKKAGTPTMGGIAIVVGTVLGYAVAHTRPGLAFTRSGILLVALVVAAGVVGGLDDWIKVSQERNLGLSKAAKSIGLLSVAVAFAVAAVHLTPVHTTLSFTRFDSFASLDMGPWLWCGWAVLLIVGCTNAVNLTDGLDGLAGGSAIFGFAAFTFIAFWAFRNAGQAGVLADYQIPHALDLAVVAAALVGATTGFLWWNATPARIFMGDTGALAIGGGLAGLALLLSTHLLLPIIGGLFVFETASVIVQVASFRLFKRRLFRMAPIHHHYEIAGWPETTIIVRFWILAGLSTAIAVGLYLADYIHLTGQ; encoded by the coding sequence GTGATCGCCCTCCTCATGGCGGCCGGCATCGCCCTGGCCAGCTCGCTGGTCGGCACCCGCTTCCTCATCGTGGGGCTGCGCCGGCGCGGGATCGGCCAGCCCATCCACGAGGACGTCCCCGACGCCCACACCAAGAAGGCGGGCACGCCCACCATGGGCGGCATCGCCATCGTGGTCGGCACCGTGCTGGGCTACGCCGTGGCCCACACCCGGCCCGGCCTGGCCTTCACCCGCTCCGGCATCCTGCTGGTGGCCCTGGTGGTGGCGGCCGGGGTGGTGGGCGGCCTCGACGACTGGATCAAGGTCTCCCAGGAGCGGAACCTGGGGCTGTCCAAGGCGGCCAAGAGCATCGGCCTGCTCAGCGTGGCCGTGGCCTTCGCCGTGGCCGCCGTGCACCTCACGCCGGTCCACACCACCCTGTCGTTCACCCGCTTCGACAGCTTCGCCTCCCTCGACATGGGCCCGTGGCTGTGGTGCGGCTGGGCCGTGCTGCTCATCGTGGGCTGCACCAACGCCGTCAACCTGACCGACGGGCTCGACGGCCTGGCCGGCGGCTCGGCCATCTTCGGCTTCGCCGCCTTCACCTTCATCGCCTTCTGGGCCTTCCGCAACGCCGGCCAGGCCGGGGTCCTGGCCGACTACCAGATCCCCCACGCCCTCGACCTGGCCGTGGTGGCCGCCGCCCTGGTCGGGGCGACCACCGGCTTCCTGTGGTGGAACGCCACCCCGGCCCGCATCTTCATGGGCGACACCGGCGCCCTGGCCATCGGCGGCGGCCTGGCCGGCCTGGCCCTCCTGCTCAGCACCCACCTGCTGCTGCCCATCATCGGTGGCCTGTTCGTGTTCGAGACCGCCTCGGTGATCGTGCAGGTGGCCAGCTTCCGGCTGTTCAAGCGCCGGCTGTTCCGGATGGCCCCCATCCACCACCACTACGAGATCGCGGGCTGGCCCGAGACCACCATCATCGTGCGGTTCTGGATCCTGGCCGGCCTGTCCACGGCCATCGCCGTGGGCCTGTACCTGGCCGACTACATCCACCTCACCGGCCAGTGA
- a CDS encoding FtsQ-type POTRA domain-containing protein, protein MTVRERSRPAPPAPAPAPPHPRIRARRVEVARDQGRRRRRRLNVLLGAVCAGVWALVALRSPLFDIDRVQVSGGERTPDVDVLGALGEGTGSPLLDLDPGAAARRVEALPWVADARVQRLWPGTVRVVLVERRAVAAAAHGSGWATVDATGRILAVGPTRPPGLVGVAGRADGAPGTRLDGPDRALLAALGDVPRAARDDLATIRRSDDGIVLDLRAGPCVVVGDTTDLEGKVLAATAVRDSAGLGRQGRIDVRVPSAPALTRDGRCA, encoded by the coding sequence GTGACCGTCCGCGAGCGCTCGCGCCCGGCGCCGCCGGCCCCGGCCCCGGCCCCGCCCCACCCCCGCATCCGGGCCCGCCGGGTGGAGGTGGCCCGCGACCAGGGGCGCCGACGCCGACGCCGCCTCAACGTCCTGCTCGGCGCCGTGTGCGCCGGGGTGTGGGCCCTGGTGGCCCTGCGCAGCCCCCTCTTCGACATCGACCGCGTCCAGGTCTCCGGCGGGGAGCGGACCCCCGACGTGGACGTCCTGGGCGCCCTGGGGGAGGGGACCGGCTCGCCCCTGCTCGACCTCGACCCGGGGGCCGCCGCTCGGCGCGTCGAGGCCCTGCCGTGGGTGGCCGACGCCCGGGTCCAGCGCCTGTGGCCGGGCACCGTCCGGGTGGTCCTGGTCGAGCGCCGGGCCGTGGCCGCCGCCGCCCACGGCTCGGGGTGGGCCACCGTGGACGCCACCGGCCGGATCCTGGCCGTGGGCCCGACCCGGCCCCCGGGCCTGGTGGGGGTGGCCGGGCGGGCCGACGGCGCCCCGGGCACCAGGTTGGACGGGCCCGACCGGGCCCTCCTGGCCGCTCTCGGCGACGTGCCCCGGGCCGCGCGGGACGACCTGGCCACCATCCGCCGCAGCGACGACGGCATCGTGCTCGACCTGCGGGCCGGGCCGTGCGTGGTGGTCGGGGACACCACCGACCTGGAGGGCAAGGTCCTGGCCGCCACCGCGGTGCGGGACAGCGCCGGCCTGGGCCGGCAGGGGCGGATCGACGTCCGGGTGCCCAGCGCACCGGCCTTGACCAGGGATGGCCGCTGTGCGTAG
- the ftsW gene encoding putative lipid II flippase FtsW, giving the protein MTTATATVPARRSRPRLTLALDGERTGTFTALLVLVVVLVFLGLVMVLSASSVASLETTSSTWSYAVRQGLWALLGTAGLIVALRSDRRSWRRWCRVGLLAVVGLLVLVLVPGVGISANGARRWLGAGSVQLQPSELAKIAVILFCADLLARRSTEVHDPRRTLWPVVGVLGGVSMLVLLQPNLGTTLVIGVIVLAMLHGAGVRMVPLAGLGALAVVAAGLLVWFEPYRRRRLFATFDPWANKSDSGYQLIQAGVGLSDGGLIGLGLGQSKAKYGYLPYAHTDFIFAIIGEELGLLGALSVVLLFVALAFLGVRAATRAADRFSALVATGITTWLVAQAFLNIAVVLGLVPNTGVPLPFISYGGTSLLVTMVAVGMLLNIARHPRSAGPRPAAADR; this is encoded by the coding sequence GTGACCACCGCCACCGCCACCGTCCCCGCCCGCCGATCCCGCCCCCGCCTGACCCTGGCCCTGGACGGGGAGCGCACCGGCACCTTCACCGCCCTGCTGGTGCTGGTGGTCGTGCTGGTGTTCCTGGGCCTGGTCATGGTGCTCTCGGCCTCGTCGGTGGCGTCGCTGGAGACCACGTCGTCCACCTGGTCCTACGCCGTGCGCCAGGGCCTGTGGGCCCTGCTGGGCACGGCCGGGCTCATCGTGGCCCTGCGCAGCGACCGCCGGAGCTGGCGGCGCTGGTGCCGGGTGGGCCTGCTGGCCGTGGTCGGCCTGCTGGTGCTGGTGCTGGTGCCCGGCGTCGGGATCTCGGCCAACGGGGCCCGGCGCTGGCTGGGGGCCGGCTCGGTCCAGCTCCAGCCCTCGGAGCTGGCCAAGATCGCCGTCATCCTGTTCTGCGCCGACCTCCTGGCCCGGCGCAGCACCGAGGTCCACGACCCCCGGCGCACGCTGTGGCCGGTGGTGGGCGTGCTGGGCGGCGTGTCCATGCTGGTCCTGCTCCAGCCCAACCTGGGCACCACGCTGGTCATCGGCGTGATCGTGCTGGCCATGCTCCACGGCGCCGGGGTCCGCATGGTGCCCCTGGCCGGCCTGGGGGCCCTGGCCGTGGTGGCCGCCGGGCTGCTGGTGTGGTTCGAGCCCTACCGGCGCCGCCGCCTGTTCGCCACCTTCGACCCGTGGGCCAACAAGTCCGACAGCGGCTACCAGCTCATCCAGGCCGGCGTGGGCCTGAGCGACGGCGGCCTCATCGGCCTGGGCCTGGGCCAGTCCAAGGCCAAGTACGGGTACCTGCCCTACGCCCACACCGACTTCATCTTCGCCATCATCGGCGAGGAGCTGGGCCTGCTCGGCGCCCTGTCGGTGGTCCTGCTGTTCGTGGCCCTGGCCTTCCTCGGGGTCCGGGCCGCCACCCGGGCCGCCGACCGCTTCAGCGCCCTGGTGGCCACCGGCATCACCACCTGGCTGGTGGCCCAGGCCTTCCTCAACATCGCCGTGGTCCTGGGCCTGGTGCCCAACACCGGGGTGCCGCTGCCCTTCATCTCCTACGGCGGCACCTCCCTGCTGGTCACCATGGTGGCCGTGGGCATGCTGCTCAACATCGCCCGGCACCCCCGGTCGGCGGGGCCGCGGCCGGCGGCCGCCGACCGATGA
- the murC gene encoding UDP-N-acetylmuramate--L-alanine ligase, translated as MADPVAPLRLDGPPLRIHVVGVGGAGMRAIASVLASLGHRVSGSDLKPSPGLDRLRAQGVEVQVGHHAAHVAGAQLVATSTAIPESNPEVVAARAAGLPVLRRADVLAAVTRVRRTLSVSGTHGKTTTTTMLALILVEAGLAPSFIVGGDVNEIGTGAVWDTGELFVVEADESDGTFTELDTELAVVTNVEADHLDHYGDLAAIEAAFDRFVAGARTAVVCVDEPHAAALAARHGTLTYGTAAGAGHRIVDVAVDRVGTRFAVEEDGRRLGTVELPIPGLHNARNATAALVASLQVGARFEDATTALGRYAGVARRYQFRGTARGATFVDDYAHNPGKVAAVVGTAAQGGWGRVVVVFQPHRFSRTEDLWRDFGSSFDGADLVVVADVDGAGERPRPGVTGQLVADAVAAERPGLPVVFVPERDDLLAFLEGELGDGDLCLTLGAGDITGLPDELLARMGAG; from the coding sequence GTGGCTGACCCGGTCGCCCCCCTCCGCCTCGACGGCCCTCCCCTGCGCATCCACGTGGTGGGGGTGGGCGGCGCCGGCATGCGGGCCATCGCCTCGGTGCTGGCCTCCCTCGGCCACCGGGTGTCGGGCTCGGACCTCAAGCCCTCGCCCGGCCTCGACCGCCTCCGGGCCCAGGGGGTGGAGGTGCAGGTCGGCCACCACGCCGCCCACGTGGCCGGGGCCCAGCTGGTGGCCACCTCGACGGCCATCCCGGAGTCCAACCCCGAGGTGGTGGCGGCCAGGGCGGCCGGCCTGCCGGTGCTGCGCCGGGCCGACGTGCTGGCCGCGGTGACCCGGGTCCGGCGCACCCTCTCGGTCTCCGGCACCCACGGGAAGACCACCACCACCACGATGCTGGCCCTGATCCTGGTGGAGGCGGGCCTGGCGCCGTCGTTCATCGTGGGTGGCGACGTGAACGAGATCGGCACCGGCGCGGTGTGGGACACCGGCGAGCTGTTCGTGGTCGAGGCCGACGAGAGCGACGGGACCTTCACCGAGCTGGACACCGAGCTGGCCGTGGTCACCAACGTCGAGGCCGACCACCTCGACCACTACGGCGACCTGGCCGCCATCGAGGCCGCCTTCGACCGCTTCGTGGCCGGCGCCCGCACCGCGGTGGTCTGCGTGGACGAGCCCCACGCCGCCGCCCTGGCCGCCCGGCACGGCACCCTCACCTACGGCACCGCGGCGGGGGCCGGCCACCGAATCGTCGACGTGGCCGTCGACCGGGTGGGGACCCGCTTCGCGGTGGAGGAGGACGGCCGGCGACTGGGCACCGTCGAGCTGCCCATCCCCGGCCTCCACAACGCCCGCAACGCCACCGCCGCCCTGGTGGCCTCCCTGCAGGTCGGGGCCCGCTTCGAGGACGCCACCACCGCCCTCGGGCGCTACGCCGGCGTGGCCCGCCGCTACCAGTTCCGGGGCACGGCCCGGGGCGCCACCTTCGTCGACGACTACGCCCACAACCCGGGCAAGGTGGCGGCGGTGGTGGGCACCGCGGCCCAGGGCGGGTGGGGCCGGGTGGTGGTGGTGTTCCAACCCCACCGCTTCTCCCGGACCGAGGACCTCTGGCGCGACTTCGGGTCGTCGTTCGACGGCGCCGACCTGGTGGTGGTGGCCGACGTCGACGGGGCCGGGGAGCGGCCCCGCCCCGGGGTCACCGGCCAGCTGGTGGCCGACGCGGTGGCCGCCGAGCGCCCCGGCCTGCCGGTGGTGTTCGTGCCCGAGCGCGACGACCTGCTGGCCTTCCTGGAGGGCGAGCTGGGCGACGGCGACCTGTGCCTCACCCTGGGGGCGGGCGACATCACCGGGCTGCCGGACGAGCTCCTGGCCCGGATGGGGGCCGGGTGA